AAATGGTGAATTTCAATATGGTAATGAAGACATTTTAAAAGTTGCTGTAGTGGAAAGACATAAAGCAACGGGAAATATTGGATTAGGATTAGTTGAAGGATTTAAACTAAAAGGAGGGGCTATAGGTTCAACTATTGCTCATGATTCCCATAATCTTATAGTAATTGGAGATAATGATGAAGACATATTATTAGCTATAAATGAATTAGAAAAAATAGGTGGTGGAATAACTGTAGTTTCAAAAGGGGAAGTACTAAAAAGTTTACCTTTAGAAATAGGTGGGATTATGTCTCAACAATCAGTGGAGAAGGTTAGTTATAAATTAAAGGATATGCTTAAACTATCCTATGAGAAACTAAATGTTAGCAAGGGATTAGATCCTTTTATGACGTTATCTTTTATAGCGTTACCAGTTATTCCAGATATAAAAATTACAGATTTAGGATTATTTCATGTATCAAATTTTAAATTTATAGATATATCTGTATAACCATTGGAAATAAGGGAGGTAAATACTTGGAGAATAAAAGACAGCTTATTGAGGGGAAATTGTTTATTCTTATAACCTTCATATTATTACTTGTTTATATGGCAGTAACCTATATTGAAAATAAAATATTTAATATAGGTATAATAATAGGATTAGCTTTTATATCTACATTAATATTAGAAAAAATGTATAAAAAGTCAGAGTCTGTAGTAGGAAAAGAAAACGAAGTATTACAAGAAACAAAGGATAATTTAAAAACTCAAGTAGAAACATCTTCTAAGATATATGAAGTCTGTGAAATGTTAAATATAGTTTCCCAGGAAAGTTTAGACTCTACTAATACTATAGCATCATACATTGAAATGGCTGACTCAAACACAATGGAACAGTACGATATGTTAAAATATACAAACTATTTGACAAGTAATATTGATTCATCATTAGATAAAGTTGAAAAGGATATAAGTGAAAAAATACAATTTATTTCTAACTCCATTATCTCTGCTAAAAAAGGTATTAAAACTACTAAAAATATGGAAAAAAGAATAGGAATTTTAAAAGGGCTAATAGCTAATAGTTCTAAAAAAATGTTGATATTACAGGAATATTCTTGTCAGACAACAGGTTTAATGGATATGATGGATTCAATCTTAAGAGAAGTAAATATGCTTTCTTTAAATGCATCTATTGAAGCATCTAAGACAGGAGACCAAGGGAAAGATTTTTTTGCAGTTGAAAAGAGAATTCATAAATTAGCCAAAGAAATTAAAAAGGTTTCTAAAGAAATAGAGAAGGTTTTAACAGGCTTAAAACAGGAAATATCCAATGTATCTAATTGTATAAATGAAGAAGCAGAATATATTGATGAAGTTTGTTTAGGAATTAAAATAACCAGTGAAGAATTAAAAGGTATTTTAGATATATTAAATCAAGGAAAAGAAAAATTAAAGAGTATAAAAGATATAATTAATAAAAACAGTATTATAACAAAAGATGTTACTTCAAATATAAATAGTATAACTAATTTCTCAGAAGATATTTCCCTACGAATGGCAGAGACAAACTGTCAGGTTTTAGAACAAAATAATAGGGCCAAATATCTACAGGAAGTAGTAAAAAAGCTTAGTGAGGGTGTTTATAAACTCCAACAGTTGGTTGCTGGTGATATTATGGAGAGGAGAATGTTTCAAGCCGTATATATTATTAGGGATTATTTAGATGAAAAATCTTATTTAGATGAAAAGATTATAGACCAAATGTTAAATAAAACAGGAATGGATGCTATATATATTACTAATCCATATGGTGTGGTTATATACAGTAGCGAGAAAGGTGCTATAGGGCTAAATTTATATGAAGTTGATAGAACCTTTTTGCAACTAAAAGAAAATAAAAAAGAATATATTATAACTCCTATAAAGATAAGAGTTGAAGATGGACAATTATTTAAATTTTTAGCGATTAAGGATGAAGAGGGAAGATTATGTGAAGTAGGTCTTGGGCTAGATAGATTGTTAGAGGAGATGTAGTATCTTGGAAGATTATATCTATATGCAATTTGATATTAATTTAAATAAAAAGTCCTTAATCACTTTTGTTGGTGCTGGAGGTAAAACTAGTACAATTATTGCTTTAGCCCAAGAATTAAAGAAGATGAAGAAAAAAGTTCTTATTACTACAACCACTTATATGTATTCGTCAATAACAAAATTAGGAGATTATAGTTTTCTAAAAAAAATTGGAGATATATCTTTGGATAAGCCTTCTATAACAGTTCTAGGAGAAAGAGTAGAAGGAGAAAAAATAAAGGGATTATCTCCTACTGTTATTAATAGAATATATAAAGAAAATTTATTTGATTTTATATTAGTTGAAGGAGATGGTTCAAAGGGGAGACCTATTAAAGGGCCAAAAAGTTTTGAACCAGTAATTCCTATGGAGACCGAAAAAACTATAGGAATAATAGGAATAGATTGTCTAGGAAAATCCATTAGCGAAGATTATGTTCATAGACCAGAGATATTTACTAAATTAACTAATAAAAATTTAGGTGATACTATTGATATTAATAGTGTAGTAAAATTAGTTTTAAATGAAAATGGTATTTTTAAGGATTCAAAGGGAGAAAATATATTATTTTTGAATAAAATAGAAAATAATGAAGATATAACTTTAGGAAGAGATATAGGGCAAAAGCTTGAAAGTGAAGGGTTTTACAAAGTTATTTTTGGTAGTATAAAAGCAAAAAAATTTTATTAGGGTGAGGGTTATGATAACAGGTATAATACTAGCTTCCGGTTTTTCATCTAGAATGGGAAAGGACAAGTTATTATTAGAAATAGAAGGAGAAAAAATAATAGAGAGGGTAATTAAGGCAGGAAAAAAATCTAACTTAGATGAAATTATATTAGTTTATAGGAAAGCTGAAGTAGGAGAAATTGGAGAAAAATATGGTGTTAATACTGTGGAAAATGAAAAACCTAGTTTAGGTCAAAGTGAATCTGTAAAATTAGGTGTTCTAAAATCTAAGGAAGAAACAGAAGGATATATGTTTCTAATGGGTGATCAGCCTTTTTTGACTTATAAAACCATTAATAAAATAATAAAAGAATTTTACAAGAGAAAAAAATTTATTATTATTCCTTATTATTCTGGTATAAAAGGAAATCCTGTTTTATTCCCATCAAAATTGAAAAAGGAATTGTTAAGTATAGAAGGAGATAAGGGAGGAAGAGATATAATTAGGGAAAAGTCTAATACAGTGTTTAAGGTTTTTTTTGAAAGTGGAAAATTAGGTATGGATATTGATACCCCTGAGGATTTTTTTGTGCACAAAGGAGGTTACTATGAAGAATTTGGTGATTATTAGAGGTGGTGGTGATGTGGCTTCAGGAATTATACACCGTTTATTTATTAGTGGATTTAAGGTTTTAGTTTTAGAAATAGAGAGACCACTATGTATAAGAAGAACTGTGTCTTTTGCTGAAGCTGTATATAGTAAGGAAGTAAATATAGAAGGTGTAAAAGGTATTTTAGTATATAATAAAGAAGATGTAATATTAGCTTTGGAAAATAATTTAGTGCCTATTTATATAGATGAAAAGGGTGAAATTATAAGAGAGTTAAGACCTTTAGCTGTAGTTGATAGTATAATTGCTAAGAAGAATTTAGGAACAAATATAAATATGGCTCCTATAACCATAGGTGTTGGTCCAGGGTTCGAGGCTGGTTTAGATGTAGATTTAGTTATAGAAAGTAATAGAGGACATAATTTAGGAAAAGTAATATATAAAGGAAGGGCGGAAAAAAATACAGGAGTTGCCGGAACCACTTTAGGTTATAGAAATGAAAGGGTTCTAAGGGCTCCTGTTTCTGGTATAATTAAGCCTTTGCGTAATATTGGGGAAAAAGTAGCCTTTGGAGAAGCGGTTGTATCAATAGGTGGTAAAGAAATAAAAGCTAAAGTCCATGGTATAGTTAGAGGTATGATTAAGGAAGGTTTATATGTAAAGGAAGGAACAAAAATAGGAGATATTGATCCTAGGGGAAATGTGGATAATGCTTTTACTATATCAGATAAAGCAAGAGCAATAGGTGGAGGAGTTTTAGAAGGTATTTTACATTTTAATAACATGAGGGAGGATTTAAATGACAAACTTTACTATGTTAAAAGAAGCAGTTAAATTAATTGAAAGAGGAGAAGAAATAGCCTTGGCTACAGTCACTAAAGCTTCAGGTTCTACGCCTAGGGAAGAAGGGACAAAAATGATAGTTTTAGAAGATGGGACTATTTATGGAACAGTAGGTGGTGGAAATTTAGAAAGTAGGGTAATAGATGAATCTATAGAAGCTTTAAAAAACGGACAAAGTTTTAGCTTATATCTGCCTCTTGAAAAAGAGGAATTAGGTATGGAATGTGGAGGAGAAGTAGAAGTATTTATAGATGTATTTAAATCTAAACCTAAACTTTTAATTGTCGGTGGCGGTCATGTAGGTTTAGCCATATATGAAATAGCATCTATTTTAGATTTTGATATAACTGTTTTTGAAGATAGACAAGAACTTTTAGCAAAAGAAAGATTCCCTTTAGCTAAAGAATTAATTTTAGGTAATGTAGAAGAAAATTTGTCAAACTATCCTATAGATGAGAATACATATATAGTGATAGTTACTAGAGGTCATAAATATGATGAAAGTTGTTTAGAAAATGTAGTTGAAAGTAATGCAAAATATATTGGTGTCATGGGTAGTAAAAGAAAGGTAAAGGTTATGATGGATAGCTTAAAGAAAAAGGGAATAGATGAAGACCTTTTAGAAAGGGTTTATACTCCTATTGGTTTAAATTTAGGTGGTGAAACTCCAGAAGAAATAGCTATAAGTATTATGTCCGAAATACTTTTGATTAAAAATAGTGGCAGCCTTATACACATGAAGAGTACAAGAAAGGATAATATTATGTTATAATTAGTTTGTTAGTAAGTTAGTGGGGGTGGATATATGATTTATTTTGATAATGGAGCTACTTCTTTTCCAAAACCAGAGATTGTTTATGATGAGATATATACTGCTATGAAAGATTATGGAGCAAATCCAGGAAGGTCAGGGCATAAGTTGGCCTTAAAAGCTGGAAGAGGTATATATGAAACGAGGGATGTACTTTCCCAATTGTTCAATATTAAAAATCCTATGAATATAGTATTTACAATGAATTGTACAGAAAGTTTGAATTTAGGTTTAAAAGGCTTATTAAAAAAGGGTGACCACGTTATTACTACTTCTATGGAACATAATTCTGTTATAAGACCTTTAAAAGCCATGGGTAGGGAGGGCATAAGTACAACAGTAGTAAATGCAGATAGTAAAGGCAGAATTAACCCAGTGGATATTGAAAGTTGTATTCAGAAAAATACAAAGCTTATTGTTATGACTCATATTTCAAATCTTACAGGCACAATCCTTCCCATTGAAGAAGTTGGTAAAATAGCAAAAGACAATGGAATTATCTTCATGGTAGACGCAGCTCAGTCAGCAGGTGTTTACGATGTGGATGTAGAAAATATGTATATTGATTTATTAGCTTTTCCAGGGCATAAAGGACTTTTAGGGCCTCAAGGTACTGGAGGCTTATATATTAAAGAAGGATTAGATATAAGGGAACTTAAAGAAGGCGGGACAGGTAGTATTTCTCATTCTTTAGGACAGCCAGAAGTATTACCAGATAAATTTGAAAGTGGTACTCCTAATACGCCAGGTGTAATAGGTTTAGGTGCTGGTGTTAGATATATATTAGAAAAGGATATTAGAAATATAAGAAAGCATGAAGAGGAATTAACAAGGCATTTTATTGAGGGATTATCAAAAGTCCATGGAGTAAAACTTTATGGTCCTTTAGATGTTAGAGAGCAAGGAGCAGTAGTATCTTTAAATATTGGTGATGAAGATTCTTCAGAAATTAGTTATATATTAAATGAAGTATATAATATAGCCGTAAGACCTGGTCTTCATTGTGCTCCTTTAGCTCATAAAACTATAGGTACTTTTGAACAAGGCGTAGTACGGTTTAGCTTTGGCATATTCAATACACATGATGAAATTGAACTAGGAATAAAAGCTATTAAGGAGATATGCAAGGAAATATAAAGGAAGGGACAATATTTATGGATGGACTAAGAGAAATAATAATAAATTATAATGTTGAAATATTACTAGGATTGACAATAGCCTTTTTTATTCTCTTAATATTATATGTGATTGCTCAATTTAGGGTAAAG
This DNA window, taken from Tissierellales bacterium, encodes the following:
- a CDS encoding methyl-accepting chemotaxis protein; translation: MENKRQLIEGKLFILITFILLLVYMAVTYIENKIFNIGIIIGLAFISTLILEKMYKKSESVVGKENEVLQETKDNLKTQVETSSKIYEVCEMLNIVSQESLDSTNTIASYIEMADSNTMEQYDMLKYTNYLTSNIDSSLDKVEKDISEKIQFISNSIISAKKGIKTTKNMEKRIGILKGLIANSSKKMLILQEYSCQTTGLMDMMDSILREVNMLSLNASIEASKTGDQGKDFFAVEKRIHKLAKEIKKVSKEIEKVLTGLKQEISNVSNCINEEAEYIDEVCLGIKITSEELKGILDILNQGKEKLKSIKDIINKNSIITKDVTSNINSITNFSEDISLRMAETNCQVLEQNNRAKYLQEVVKKLSEGVYKLQQLVAGDIMERRMFQAVYIIRDYLDEKSYLDEKIIDQMLNKTGMDAIYITNPYGVVIYSSEKGAIGLNLYEVDRTFLQLKENKKEYIITPIKIRVEDGQLFKFLAIKDEEGRLCEVGLGLDRLLEEM
- the yqeC gene encoding selenium cofactor biosynthesis protein YqeC, with amino-acid sequence MQFDINLNKKSLITFVGAGGKTSTIIALAQELKKMKKKVLITTTTYMYSSITKLGDYSFLKKIGDISLDKPSITVLGERVEGEKIKGLSPTVINRIYKENLFDFILVEGDGSKGRPIKGPKSFEPVIPMETEKTIGIIGIDCLGKSISEDYVHRPEIFTKLTNKNLGDTIDINSVVKLVLNENGIFKDSKGENILFLNKIENNEDITLGRDIGQKLESEGFYKVIFGSIKAKKFY
- the mocA gene encoding molybdenum cofactor cytidylyltransferase, with translation MITGIILASGFSSRMGKDKLLLEIEGEKIIERVIKAGKKSNLDEIILVYRKAEVGEIGEKYGVNTVENEKPSLGQSESVKLGVLKSKEETEGYMFLMGDQPFLTYKTINKIIKEFYKRKKFIIIPYYSGIKGNPVLFPSKLKKELLSIEGDKGGRDIIREKSNTVFKVFFESGKLGMDIDTPEDFFVHKGGYYEEFGDY
- the yqeB gene encoding selenium-dependent molybdenum cofactor biosynthesis protein YqeB produces the protein MKNLVIIRGGGDVASGIIHRLFISGFKVLVLEIERPLCIRRTVSFAEAVYSKEVNIEGVKGILVYNKEDVILALENNLVPIYIDEKGEIIRELRPLAVVDSIIAKKNLGTNINMAPITIGVGPGFEAGLDVDLVIESNRGHNLGKVIYKGRAEKNTGVAGTTLGYRNERVLRAPVSGIIKPLRNIGEKVAFGEAVVSIGGKEIKAKVHGIVRGMIKEGLYVKEGTKIGDIDPRGNVDNAFTISDKARAIGGGVLEGILHFNNMREDLNDKLYYVKRSS
- a CDS encoding XdhC/CoxI family protein — encoded protein: MTNFTMLKEAVKLIERGEEIALATVTKASGSTPREEGTKMIVLEDGTIYGTVGGGNLESRVIDESIEALKNGQSFSLYLPLEKEELGMECGGEVEVFIDVFKSKPKLLIVGGGHVGLAIYEIASILDFDITVFEDRQELLAKERFPLAKELILGNVEENLSNYPIDENTYIVIVTRGHKYDESCLENVVESNAKYIGVMGSKRKVKVMMDSLKKKGIDEDLLERVYTPIGLNLGGETPEEIAISIMSEILLIKNSGSLIHMKSTRKDNIML
- a CDS encoding aminotransferase class V-fold PLP-dependent enzyme, coding for MIYFDNGATSFPKPEIVYDEIYTAMKDYGANPGRSGHKLALKAGRGIYETRDVLSQLFNIKNPMNIVFTMNCTESLNLGLKGLLKKGDHVITTSMEHNSVIRPLKAMGREGISTTVVNADSKGRINPVDIESCIQKNTKLIVMTHISNLTGTILPIEEVGKIAKDNGIIFMVDAAQSAGVYDVDVENMYIDLLAFPGHKGLLGPQGTGGLYIKEGLDIRELKEGGTGSISHSLGQPEVLPDKFESGTPNTPGVIGLGAGVRYILEKDIRNIRKHEEELTRHFIEGLSKVHGVKLYGPLDVREQGAVVSLNIGDEDSSEISYILNEVYNIAVRPGLHCAPLAHKTIGTFEQGVVRFSFGIFNTHDEIELGIKAIKEICKEI